The following nucleotide sequence is from Erinaceus europaeus chromosome 8, mEriEur2.1, whole genome shotgun sequence.
TTCTTCTAGGGCACCGTTTAGAGGAACAGAACATCTTTATTGGCACagtttacaagtttataaaggggtagctatgcaggggaagtagccagatGGTCAATGAGGTCAATACctcttataagggaaaagagagcaaggcagtgagagggtatggatggtgatgcaggaacagggaaatagaaatataaggaaggggAAGCCCAccagaaggggggaggggtgggtgaggggtgggTGATATGGCAagactgataggaaggttggaattcccctgtGTATTCTTGCCACATCTCGcttgaccacaaggctggcatgctaAGGGGAGACTGACAGATGAACTTCAGGGGGGCCAGCCATCCATGCTCAagcacacatcagacccacacATTTTCAGTTCTTTCAATCTTTCCATACTGAATTATTGAATACATATTGCTTGCACTACTCCTTTAAAGTTAATTTCTGCCTTCATTTTCAGTTCCAGATCTTACAATATTTGTTTGAATTTGGCATCATTCTCTGTTCAGAATCACATCTCTTCTATGCAGGATTTTTAGTGTTTGACTTTCATGGTGCTTTAAATATATTCTAAAATCACCTCGTGGTATTCTTTTCACATTTTTGTCATTAGTTAGGTGTGtgaaaagtttaaataaaaatatcgaTATTTGGAAGATTATAGAGTTTCAGGAAATACTGGATGAGTGATTAGCTGGGGGTAACCGAACAGGCATTATTGTGGTAAAGTTATGCACAGTTAGAGTGCAATAAATAAGGAATAAATATCTATATTTACCTCTTTCCTGTTTCAGTGATATAATGGAAAGATACAGCACATGCTAACTATTATAGTCCTCACTTTACACATAAGAGGGAATAATTTTACTGATCAAAATGTGTTTAGGGTGTTCTTTGTATTCTAAAATTCTGTTAAGTGTTGGGAACTTAAAGATCTTTGTAAAGTTTGTAATGTCTGACACAGAACTAAGAAATAtatgttacatttattttttttcagatatagatgAGCATCaatcaaaatatatatgaaacataAAGCAAGATGAGTCGATAACTTCAAATGGATCCggtcaaaataatttatttgtacatacataacctACCGATATTAAATAGCTCAAAGAGTTTAGGTAGTGTTTTTCCTACTTATTAGTGAATTTCATAATCCTAATTCTTTGTCATGGAAGTGCTAAAGTTCTTTATGCCCTTTGTTGGTTTAAGTGGGACATGGCAGGCAATACTAATCATTCTTTTGTTTCCAATGTGTTTAACTCAAAATCTCAGAGCACATCCGATATTTCCAAATGTACCTTACCTCTGGGTCTGGAATGCCCCAACTGAATATTGCACTAAAAACCATAAAGTGCCATTGGACCTAAGCGTCTTCTCTTTAGTAGGAAGTCCCCAGAAAAATATCAAAGGACAAAGTATTAGAATATTTTATTCTGATAGACTTGGCAAATATCCTTATGTAGATTCTGACAATGTAACATGGCATGGAGGTATTCCTCAGGCAGTAAAACTACAAGAGCATTTGGAACAAGCTAAGAAAGACATTGTTCACTACCTTCCAAATAATGATATAGGCTTGGCTATCATTGACTGGCAAGAATGGAGACCTCTCTGGATAAGAAACTGggatcataaagatatttatagACAGATGTCTATTCAGTCAGTCCATCGTAAATCACCAAGTCTTGATGCTACAACTGTCAATAATACAGCCAAAGCGGACTTTGAAAATGCAGCAAAGCAATTTTTGTTAGAGACTTTAAAACTGGGAAAATTACTTAGGCCAAAACGCTATTGGGGTTATTATCTTTTTCCAGATTGCTACAACCATCATTATACTAATGCTGGTTATGATGGACGTTGTTTTGATATAGAAGTGAAAAGGAATGATGAACTCAGTTGGTTATGGAATGAAAGCACTGCCCTTTACCCATCCATTTATTTGAATACCAAGTTAAAATCTTCTCGACTAGGTACTCTTTTTTCCAGAAATCGTATTCAGGAAGCCATTCGAGTTTCTAAATCACAAaatgctatgaatccactaccaGTTTTTGTATATACCCGTCCAGTTTTTACTGATGCAAGTTGGAATTTCCTTTCTGAGGTGAGAAAACAATGTCTGAGTGCAgggtggggaaggggtggggggaaaggcgattgcacacccaattaagcacacatagtactaaaaaccaaaacaaaacaaagtgatTAGAGctatgaaatagtgtccacaatGATATTTAGTGGATCTTATCATTGTTTATAGGGGGATGCAATTTGGCTTTTCATAGACTTTGGGAACATGCATGAAGGAATTCTAGCTCttctatcaataaaaaaatgagaatgtATTTCTTAATACATGTGGCTCAGGTGAAAGATACAATATCTCATGTAGGGGGAGATGTACTTCTACTTTCTATGCCATCTTCCAGAGCCCTGtgtttaatctatttttttcctttattgggggatgaattgATTATAGTACCTTTATTGACatatgagtataatttctcatctctcatgataggtgtctgccaaAGTCATCTTCAATTTAgaatttcctttccccttttaatATAGTCATAGAGTATCTTTGcaaccatgaaaaataaaatattacagacAAGGTACTGACTCATTCactatttttctttcatatgtttttcttttaaaagcttttaaaataattattgattAAAGTATGGCTATGTAAAGGATAAGATTATGTAGTAGCCAGATATTTACGTTACTCTGTTTGACACAGAACTCTTAGCTTTGTATGACTGTTTGGTATATAGCTTCTTCATTTTCTGTTATGTATTAATACCACTATATTTGCAGTTTGACCTTGTGAGTACAATTGGTGAAAGTGTTTCTCTAGGTGCCTCTGGAAACATCTTGTGGGGAAGCCTTAACTTTAGTCAATCTAAGGTAAGTTGACTTGCCAGGAAAGAGATGAAaacatttacatatttttatttatttatttttaaaatactgttttttaTCTATATagcaacagaaagaaacagaggagagggagcggtagagagggtgaaagacagagagacagctccaactgtgctttaccacttgtgaagctttccccctgcaggtggggaccagggggttgaatctgggtccttgtgcattgtaaatgtgtgtgttcaaccaggtgcaccaccacctggtcccaaaaacatttacatattttaaatatatgggGGATTGTTGTAGAACTGAATGATAACAGTGTTAATGGATAAAATGTTAACTGCTTGGTGAATACAGACTGAATCATACCTTTTTTATAGTGTgatatattgtttttctttttttattttaatttagttataaaaaggaaacattgacaaaaccataggataaaaggagtacaactccacacaattgccaccaccagaactctgtatcccatccccttccctgatagctttcctattctttaatcctctgagagtatggacccaaggtcattgtgggatgcagaacgtggaaagtctggcttctgtgattgcttccccactgaacatgggcgttgacaggtcgatccatactcctaacctgcatctctccttccctagtggagcaggttctggggagttggagctctaggacacattggtgggcttgtctgtccagggaagtctggttggcatcatgctagcatctggaacctggtggctgatatttggaagctactttcttcagtgatatagctttctggtccttttccagccatgacatcatctcctcagataattacttggatccacctgcatatcagatttaaggctcaggaaaaaataaaactagtatatccacaggccctttggaatataactaaaatatacctactagctatctacaaaatggaggactccccaactcttcatctgcactactccatcctttaggttcatcattagtcaacaacttgtttgacattatatgtttttgttttctatgttTATATATTCAGTAAAGCAGAAAATTCTGTACTTGCATTCAATGTAAGAAACTATAGCAAGATGAATTGAATTCTCTAGGCTATATGGAGACCAAGTAGCAAAAATTCAAGTCTACAGTCTCATTCTCATGTAATAAGTTATGAAATgatcttttgtatttttaaaatataactcCTCTTAAAAGAGTTACAACTAGTCAATTGcacttcttcatttttttgttcATTCAATCACTACTCATCTAGAGCATTTTTATTAATTTGCATTTAATTTTTCAGTAAAAATATTTTGGTGGTGTAAGCAAACAAGGTTCTGGGTCAAATTTGGGAACTGCTTGTTTTTTTGGGTGGGAGTTAAGAGTGACTTTTACAATTTTAAaggataaaattaaataattatattttctgatatgcagttttttaaatttaagctttcatatttcagaaaaaaattattaaggaTAATTTTAATTGAATCTTTTTAGTCAATTTGGATTAATAATCACTTACTTTGATGGTGTTTAGCTTGTTTGCCCATTGTGATGCTtacatattaattttaattttttcagggCTACTGATGACTCATGTACTAAGCTATTATTTTGTATACCTTCTAtattttcatctgtaaaataataTGATGAGGAGGGTGTTATAATTATTCTTGGTGTATAGCTGACTTATTCTATTCTCAGCTAGGTTAGTTAATTTGTCCTACGACACCAGTTAATGAAACTAAGAATTTAAATAGTTGTCTTGGCTAAAGCATTGCCTCAGTGTTCTGTTATGAATAAAGCCTCATAAACTAGTGACAGCTACTCACTATTCTACCCCCATGTACAAATTTATCCATTGTCCATGTAGAAAGATTAGGATAGGGCAAGGCTCAACCAATCAATTATTTAGTGTCATGAAATGAGATCTTAAATTCATTCACATATGTTTCATAAATGTAAGAAGTAATctagttttaaaaatagttttctatTTGTTGGATCACTTTTTTGGTGTCTCCTTAGAAACCACTTATCATAGTGAATTAGGTAACATGGTCTGATTTGGTCCTTGATATAAAAATATCTTTGTAATTTTATAGGAATCATGCACAACCCTAGACAATTACATGAAGACCATACTTGTTCCATACATAATCAACGTCAGTCTTGCAGCCAAAATGTGTAGCCAAGTGCTTTGCTACAGTCAAGGACTATGTGCAAGGAAAAACTGGGATTCAGATCATTACCTTCACCTGAATGCAAGCAATTTTTACATTGAATATGGGCACTGTAAAACATTTGCAGTAACTGGGGAGcccacacttgcagacctgtatTATTTTATTGACAAGTTTGATTGCAGCTGTTTTTCTAATGTCACTTGtaagatgagaaaaaaattagaaaatcttGATGTTATTAATGTGTGCATTGGTGAAAATATCTGTATAGGTacccaaataaaagaaaaacttgcTAGAAATCGATCTAAATGGAAAGAGAGATTTTATAAGAGTTTCAACAATGTCTCATCTTCCGTGTCACCTGCCAAAATGTCTCCATGTGCTTCTGGAAAAGACATCAGTGAATGTCTTAAAGTCAGGTGTTCAGTGGAAGCTGTTTCCAACAATGCCCAGGAAGGCTGTCAGAATGTTAACTGGATAAACACTTCCAACCAATTGTATAttcaaaatgaggaaaatgaagCTGATTCCAGTACAAGTTCAATATTACTCATATTTCCTGTCAATAtcctttttgttttatatcttttgTATTTAGTGAGTTAGCTATTTACATTATTCATCTACTGATGCTTTCTCTGTTCTTGAAGGTGGAGATTTGAAATTTGAATTAAAGTACACGGtataaataaaaccattttaACAATCATTGTTTTCATGTCCAAATTTAACTTGACTTTTTGTTGAATGATAATGGACACTGATtaacatatttaattttaataataatagtcaTGAGAGTATAACTACCAATTCCATTGCCTAATGCTTTTATTGAAGCAACATTTACTTTGTATGATTGTTATAGGACTTCACATTTTATGTTCTAATTGCCATGTGCCTGctggaaatatttttaataatgtgaGTGTTTATTTAGAGTTAATAGGGACCTTTTATATTACTGGTTCTTATCAAATATTGATTGTAATAACTATAACACTTGAAATCTATCTCTGAGAAGACTGAATGTTACCTACTTCAATTTCCTACAGGTTAATATACTTATAGGAGCTTttgaattaatatataaaatttcCAGGAGGAGTAACATGAAAAGCTTTGTCttttaatgtgtgacattctctgtACATGCCTCAGTCTGAACATAAAGCTGTATTTTTTGTCTATTCCATGTTTGTAATTTTTCCCATAATGTTGGATGATAAAATAAACTTCATAGTAAGCATTCTATTGACTTCTGttctgtggggagccacatgtgccctcaaggttgctgtTGGCATGACCATAGAGTCTATGTTCACAGACGGCCTTGCTTAGAAGTGAAGTTCCTGCTTCTTTACACCGTAGGGTCTTTGTTCACAGACAGCCTTGCTTAAAAGTTAAGTTCCTGCTTctttacaccttagagtctttgttcacagacaagataagttcctgtctcccaattccacttccccatgaatcacccaggaccttccagataatggctgattaccatgacaacacaccacttcagtcaacagtccccagctgctaactccccccttgcccaggccttaaaaacagcatctttggtgctaataaacagacttgatcagaatcttgacttgtctcatttctctcacgtgtcttgtccccttccctctcccttctttccttgtcctcactccctctcctaggttaacccatGCTGAAGGTCCCGCAGGATGGGACACTGTTCATGCTTTAATATATCTTTAGAATTCACATGGAAAGCATTCATTTTTCATACTTTATTGTATGAAACTGGTATTTCTGCCTTTTCTAATGAAAAAAGAGTAAAAGTCAGAAGTTCTATATAACCAACCTGAATTGTATGCTACAAATACCTAATCAGTCTTCTACCAATTCAGAGGGAAATTAAGTAAGACAAGAAAACGTGGGATATATCAGAAATATAATGATCAAAATTCAGATTCTAGGAAAATGTATAAGATAAACAACCTGTAtttatcaacaaataaattaCCCAAAACATTATAACAGAAATTATAGTACATATATACATGGCATAACATTTTTTTCAAGAGTAATCAGGTAGTTCCCCTATGATTAAATTAACAGATAGGTAAagtgcatacatatatatttttgggaAAAATTTACCAGTTCTTCATGACCTTAGTCATGGCAGCTTGTTTATTTTAGTGTTTGGCAATGTATGATTTAAGTTCATATTATACTGAACATTCTTTATGAAGTCTATGTGCCAAATTTTGCTACCCTTTAGAGAAAATTTTAATTACAACTGTTTAATTGAGACATACCCACACATTATTCAGTCCATCAATCTAAAATGCACAATTCAGTGAGTTTTAGTATAACATagtttttcattaatttctgttTCAATTTCAGCATCACTTTTTTTTGTGGGGATGTTGATTAACAGGACTGTTGCTGTCACAAGGGCATATAGCCACATTTCCTCAAGACATATTTCAGTACATCTTTTCTCTACCAAATGATCATCTTTTTCCATCACAGGGATTTATTTCTCTAGCCTCCACTTAATACTTCTCTCTTCCCTACTTTGAGTCTTTGAATCTGCTGCAATAGACTAAAGTCCACTGTGGATTTTAAACATTGTCATTAGCCTCCTTCCCCACAAAGCAAACTAATTAGCAGTagctattcatttttttcttaggcCTCCCAACTGAATTTCAGTGAAACATTAGACTACACATCCACTATCTAGGAATGACTGTAGGCAAAACGCAGTCTTAAAGTATATAATGCGTTGGTTTAGGGAAACGAGTGCCTCCTATTAAGACTTTAAGATTTGGATGtgcttgtgtaacctctacatctctgtccatctgagctggcattccatggtcatagctaggaacattttagactGTGCTCATTTCAGTACCTGTCTTCTTTGAGTAGCAGAATATCTTGACCCAGCTTTCTTTTGGAG
It contains:
- the LOC103121172 gene encoding hyaluronidase PH-20-like, with protein sequence MEVLKFFMPFVGLSGTWQAILIILLFPMCLTQNLRAHPIFPNVPYLWVWNAPTEYCTKNHKVPLDLSVFSLVGSPQKNIKGQSIRIFYSDRLGKYPYVDSDNVTWHGGIPQAVKLQEHLEQAKKDIVHYLPNNDIGLAIIDWQEWRPLWIRNWDHKDIYRQMSIQSVHRKSPSLDATTVNNTAKADFENAAKQFLLETLKLGKLLRPKRYWGYYLFPDCYNHHYTNAGYDGRCFDIEVKRNDELSWLWNESTALYPSIYLNTKLKSSRLGTLFSRNRIQEAIRVSKSQNAMNPLPVFVYTRPVFTDASWNFLSEFDLVSTIGESVSLGASGNILWGSLNFSQSKESCTTLDNYMKTILVPYIINVSLAAKMCSQVLCYSQGLCARKNWDSDHYLHLNASNFYIEYGHCKTFAVTGEPTLADLYYFIDKFDCSCFSNVTCKMRKKLENLDVINVCIGENICIGTQIKEKLARNRSKWKERFYKSFNNVSSSVSPAKMSPCASGKDISECLKVRCSVEAVSNNAQEGCQNVNWINTSNQLYIQNEENEADSSTSSILLIFPVNILFVLYLFYKRETDVFVKQGKKKNT